A part of Thermococcus sp. JdF3 genomic DNA contains:
- a CDS encoding glucodextranase DOMON-like domain-containing protein: MRRVAALFLAFLMVGSLMGVSFKGVGAAEPKPLNVIIVWHQHQPYYYDPVQDVYTRPWVRLHAANNYWKMAHYLSQYPDVHATIDLSGSLIAQLADYMNGKKDTYQIITEKIANGEPLTVDEKWFMLQAPGGFFDHTIPWNGEPITDPSGNPIRDPWDRYTELKDKMMQAKAKYANLPLEEQKAAVTGEFTEQDYIDLAVLFNLAWIDYRYIMDTPALRDLYKKVDEGGYTREDVKTVLDAQLWLINHTFEEHERINLLLGNGNVEVTVVPYAHPIGPILNDFGWEGDFDDQVKRADELYRQYLGGGTAVPRGGWAAESALNDKTLETLADNGWTWVMTDQLVLDRLGVENTVENYYKPWVAEFNGKKIYLFPRDHALSDRVGFNYGGMNQYQAVEDFVNELLKLQKENYDGSLVYVVTLDGENPWEHYPYDGELFLTELYKKLTELQEQGLIRTLTPSEYIQLYGDEANRLTPQMMERLDLTGDNVNALLKVQSLGDLYDAVGVKEEMQWPESSWIDGTLSTWIGEPQENYGWYWLYMARKALMEHRSGMSQADWEKAHEYLLRAEASDWFWWYGSDQDSGQDYTFDRYLKTYLYEMYKLAGVEPPSYLFGNYFPDGEPYVTRALDGLKEGEMKNYSSMSPLANGVSVYFDGDGLHFLVRGNLDRFEVSIWEKDERVGNTFTLLQERPSELRYSMFPFSADSVGLLITKHVVYENGKAEIYGATDYEKSEKLGDATVEQTNDGVEVIVPFDYIKNPSDFYFAVSTVKDGRLETITTPIELKLPTEVKGVTIADIADPEGDDHGPGTYTYPTDAVFVEGAFDLLRFRMLEQTDSYVMEFYFKDLGGNPWNGPNGFSLQIIEVYLDFKDGGNSTAIKMFPDGPGANVNLDPNHPWDVAFRIAGWDYGNLIILPNGTVYQGEMQISADPVKNAVIVKVPKKYIAINEDYGLWGDVLVGSQDGYGPDKWRTVAVDAEQWKLGGADPQAVINGVTPRVLDELVPQGFEPTQEEQLSSYDANDMKLATVRALPLLKQGIVVSDPEGDDHGPGTYTYPTDAVFKPGVFDLLKFKMTEGDDDWTLEFYFRDLGGNPWNGPNGFSLQIIEAYFDFRDGGNISAIKMFPDGPGSNVQLDPHHPWDVALRIAGWDYGNLIILPNGTVYQGEMQISADPVRNAIIVKVPKKYLPNVGEYGLYGAVITGSQDGYGPDKWRPVAVEAEQWKAGGAEADAVINGVAPRVIDELVPEDFSPTQEEQLSSYDAKDMKPATVLMIPLVEGSGGEEPTPTETTSETSSSSTTSTTSSPSQTTTTSPSTTPTTTSSPTTTTTSGGGGICGPAALVGLALLPLLVRRRR, from the coding sequence CGAGAAGATAGCCAACGGGGAGCCCCTGACGGTCGATGAGAAGTGGTTCATGCTGCAGGCGCCGGGAGGGTTCTTCGACCACACCATCCCCTGGAACGGCGAGCCGATAACCGACCCCAGCGGCAACCCGATAAGGGACCCCTGGGATCGCTACACGGAGCTGAAGGACAAGATGATGCAGGCCAAGGCCAAGTACGCCAACCTGCCGCTCGAGGAGCAGAAGGCGGCGGTCACAGGCGAGTTCACAGAGCAGGACTACATCGACCTCGCGGTTCTATTCAACCTCGCCTGGATAGATTACAGATACATAATGGACACCCCCGCCCTCAGGGACCTCTACAAGAAGGTTGATGAGGGCGGCTACACCAGGGAGGACGTTAAAACCGTCCTCGACGCCCAGCTCTGGCTCATCAACCACACCTTCGAGGAGCACGAGAGGATAAACCTCCTCCTTGGCAACGGCAACGTCGAGGTCACGGTCGTTCCCTACGCCCACCCGATAGGGCCGATACTCAACGACTTCGGCTGGGAGGGCGACTTCGACGACCAGGTGAAGAGGGCGGACGAGCTGTACAGGCAGTACCTCGGCGGTGGAACGGCAGTTCCCAGGGGAGGCTGGGCCGCCGAGTCCGCCCTCAACGACAAGACCCTCGAGACACTCGCGGACAACGGCTGGACCTGGGTCATGACCGACCAGCTCGTCCTTGACAGGCTCGGCGTCGAGAACACCGTTGAGAACTACTACAAGCCCTGGGTGGCCGAGTTCAACGGAAAGAAGATCTACCTCTTCCCGCGCGACCACGCTCTCAGCGACCGCGTGGGATTCAACTACGGCGGAATGAACCAGTACCAGGCCGTTGAGGACTTCGTGAACGAGCTCCTCAAGCTCCAGAAGGAGAACTACGACGGCTCGCTGGTTTACGTGGTCACCCTCGACGGCGAGAACCCGTGGGAGCACTACCCCTACGACGGGGAGCTCTTCCTCACCGAGCTCTACAAGAAGCTGACCGAACTCCAGGAGCAGGGACTCATAAGAACCCTCACCCCGAGCGAATACATCCAGCTCTACGGCGATGAAGCAAACAGGCTCACACCGCAGATGATGGAGCGCCTTGACCTCACGGGGGACAACGTTAACGCCCTCCTCAAGGTTCAGAGCCTCGGCGACCTCTACGACGCCGTCGGGGTCAAGGAGGAGATGCAGTGGCCCGAGAGCAGCTGGATAGACGGAACCCTCTCCACATGGATAGGTGAGCCCCAGGAGAACTACGGCTGGTACTGGCTCTATATGGCCAGGAAGGCCCTTATGGAGCACAGGAGCGGCATGAGCCAGGCGGACTGGGAGAAGGCCCACGAGTATCTGCTTCGCGCCGAGGCGAGCGACTGGTTCTGGTGGTACGGAAGCGACCAGGACAGCGGGCAGGACTACACCTTCGACCGCTACCTGAAGACCTACCTCTACGAGATGTACAAGTTGGCCGGAGTCGAGCCGCCGAGCTACCTCTTTGGAAACTACTTCCCGGACGGTGAGCCCTACGTCACCAGGGCCCTCGACGGCCTCAAGGAGGGGGAGATGAAGAACTACTCGAGCATGTCCCCGCTGGCAAACGGCGTGAGCGTCTATTTCGACGGCGATGGGCTCCACTTCCTAGTGAGGGGGAACCTGGACAGGTTCGAGGTGAGCATCTGGGAGAAGGATGAGCGCGTCGGCAACACATTCACACTCCTTCAGGAGAGGCCGAGCGAGCTCAGGTACTCGATGTTCCCGTTCTCCGCCGACAGCGTCGGTCTCCTCATAACCAAGCACGTCGTGTACGAGAACGGAAAGGCTGAGATATACGGTGCCACCGACTACGAGAAGAGCGAGAAGCTTGGAGACGCAACCGTTGAGCAGACGAACGACGGAGTGGAAGTCATCGTGCCCTTCGATTACATCAAGAACCCGAGCGACTTCTACTTCGCGGTCTCGACCGTCAAGGACGGACGGCTCGAAACAATAACCACCCCCATCGAGCTCAAGCTCCCCACCGAGGTCAAGGGAGTCACGATAGCGGACATCGCAGACCCTGAAGGGGACGACCACGGGCCCGGAACCTACACCTACCCAACGGACGCGGTCTTCGTCGAGGGGGCCTTTGACCTTCTCCGCTTCAGGATGCTCGAGCAGACCGACAGCTACGTGATGGAGTTCTACTTCAAGGACCTTGGAGGCAACCCCTGGAACGGACCGAACGGCTTCAGCCTCCAGATAATCGAGGTCTACCTGGACTTCAAGGACGGCGGCAACAGCACCGCCATAAAGATGTTCCCGGATGGACCCGGAGCCAACGTCAACCTCGACCCGAACCATCCCTGGGACGTTGCCTTCAGGATTGCCGGATGGGACTATGGAAACCTCATCATCCTCCCGAACGGAACCGTTTACCAGGGTGAGATGCAGATTTCGGCCGACCCGGTCAAGAACGCGGTGATAGTGAAAGTCCCGAAGAAGTACATTGCCATAAACGAGGACTACGGCCTCTGGGGAGACGTCCTCGTCGGCTCGCAGGACGGCTACGGCCCGGACAAGTGGAGAACGGTGGCAGTGGATGCAGAGCAGTGGAAGCTCGGCGGCGCAGACCCGCAGGCGGTCATAAACGGCGTGACCCCGCGCGTCCTTGATGAGCTGGTTCCGCAGGGCTTTGAACCGACCCAGGAGGAGCAGCTGAGCAGCTACGATGCAAACGACATGAAGCTCGCCACCGTCAGGGCCCTACCGCTCCTCAAGCAGGGCATCGTTGTGAGCGACCCCGAGGGGGACGACCACGGGCCCGGAACCTACACCTACCCAACGGACGCGGTCTTCAAGCCGGGAGTCTTCGATCTCCTCAAGTTCAAGATGACTGAGGGCGACGATGACTGGACCCTCGAATTCTACTTCAGGGATCTCGGCGGCAACCCGTGGAACGGTCCAAACGGCTTCAGCCTCCAGATAATCGAAGCGTACTTCGACTTCAGAGACGGCGGAAACATCTCGGCGATAAAGATGTTCCCGGACGGGCCCGGAAGCAACGTCCAGCTCGACCCGCACCACCCGTGGGACGTGGCCCTCAGAATCGCGGGATGGGACTACGGAAACCTCATTATCCTCCCGAACGGAACCGTCTACCAGGGCGAGATGCAGATTTCAGCTGACCCCGTCAGGAACGCCATAATAGTCAAGGTTCCGAAGAAGTACCTGCCGAACGTTGGAGAGTACGGGCTCTATGGGGCCGTCATCACCGGCTCCCAGGACGGCTACGGCCCCGACAAGTGGAGACCAGTGGCCGTTGAGGCGGAGCAGTGGAAGGCCGGGGGGGCAGAGGCGGACGCGGTAATAAACGGTGTGGCACCCCGGGTCATTGACGAACTCGTTCCTGAGGACTTCAGTCCGACCCAGGAGGAGCAGCTGAGCAGCTACGACGCAAAGGACATGAAGCCCGCCACCGTCCTCATGATACCCCTCGTGGAGGGCAGCGGCGGGGAGGAGCCGACCCCGACCGAGACCACCAGCGAGACGAGCAGTTCGAGCACCACATCCACGACGAGCTCACCGAGCCAGACCACTACCACCAGTCCGAGCACGACCCCAACGACCACATCAAGCCCCACCACAACTACCACCAGCGGTGGAGGCGGCATCTGCGGCCCTGCCGCCCTGGTGGGACTCGCCCTGCTGCCGCTCCTCGTCAGGAGGCGGCGCTGA